From the Odocoileus virginianus isolate 20LAN1187 ecotype Illinois chromosome 20, Ovbor_1.2, whole genome shotgun sequence genome, the window CAAAAATGCCCTCCGCAAAAATCAACACTGCTCGGATGATGGTGTCTgcagggaagagaggagacagCAGTCCAAGAGCCGCCCCCAGATGACACAGGTGCCAACGACCACCAGCCGTGTGTCAGTAACGCCTTACCGTTAGAGGTGGAGATGCACAACTCCGCGTGGGCGGCCTGTGTCTCGCCCCCCAGGTTGACGGAGAGGGCGGTGTGGAGCTTGGTGTTGGCCGGGATCACGCCCCGATGCCCATCAGCCTCGTTCAGTGGACTGCTCAGCTCTGCCTGCAAAACACAACCCGCCTCACTTCCAACTCAGTCCCGGAACAGTGAACTCATgtcaattttaaataatacagCTATTTGGCTTCAGAAGACAGATCCCCTGTCATCTTATATTCATCCGAGTCTTTAAACGTCAGAGAACTCACCTCATTAGTGCTTTCGCTCTAACCTGGCCTTTTCCCAAAGGGAAATACTCTCATCTCTTCCTGTGGTTAGGGACCACTGTCCCCCAGCACGCCTGTTACATtctaaaaaaacatttatttactggctctgctgggtcttcgctgctgtgtgggcttttttctctagctgcggcgaggGAGCTTCTCTCTAGTGgcagtgcacaggtttctcactgcagtggcctctcttgttgcggagcagagGCTCCGCGGCGCTCGGGTTCAGTACTCGCAGCTCCCGGGCTCCACAGCAGACTCAGCGGTTGCGGCGCACAGGCTGACGTGCCCCGAGGCACCGGGAGCTTCCCGGAcgaggcatcaaacccatgtctcctgcacaggcaggcggagtcctaccactgagccaccggggaagccgcccaccttttacatttttctgtattgttttgttttaaatgaataaagaaattcacTTAGTTTAGCAAATTCAAACAATTATACGTGATGGGACAAATTAAAATCCTACTCCCCAGCTCACCCTCCAGCTAGTTGGATaagtacatgtacacacatatacacacacacacaataccacACCCAGAGTCTCTGCAGTTGTCCATGTTTATGTTATTTGTGgttgaaaaagacaaaagatactCTAAACACACTATTCTTGCTTCCCTTCACTCAATAATACCAGACATCCTTCCACATTAGTCCACGTGTATATACTTCATTCTTTTGAGCTGCTTAATATTCCCCAGCCCACCCTCCCAGGACTGATCAAAAGTTACTGCTGCTTCCACCTGTTCCCTGctgcaaacagtgctgcagtgtgTGTGAACACTCATGCAAATCTCTCTCTGGCTGAGCTCCCaggcagtgggatttctgggttaaAGGACACGTGCCCTCTTCATTCTGACACTGGCAAAAAGGCCAGGCCATCTGCCCGCCCATAAGCGGGGAGGGGGAGCCCCCGCCTCGCCAGATGTGGAGACCCTCCTCCTTTCCCAACCACCCATCCTCCTGGTCACTCTCAGCCTCTCAGCCTCCCACGTGCCCGTCCCATCCGGTCCGACCTTGGCGTTGTCCTCATAGTTGCGGAGCTCCAGCAACAGGTTCTGTTTTTTCTGACTCAGCTCTCGGATCAGGTCCTGCTCTAGGCTGGTGTCCATGAGGTTGCCTCTCATCTCAGCCGTGCCCGGCAGGTAGCCCCGGACtgacaagagggaaaaaaaaaacacaggactGAGGGAGGGTCCAGGCACAGCCAGGTCTTACTTTTAAGTCATCAATGACCTAGTCTTAAAACCTAAGTTCTCATTTCCCCAACTCAGTTGAATTTATTAGGACGAAAGGGTATCAGCACAAACACTTAATGGTAAGTCTCCCAGGATTCTGACCCAATCAGACTGAGAAATCTGACTTATCAAGGATCTCTCCTATCCCAATTTACTTTCTCCATCCACCGAGCAGCAGATTAACTGTTGGCAGCCATCCATCCGGTAATCTCCCTCCACCACACCAGCAATTGCAGAAGAAAAGCTGTCCTTAAAGATGACCTCCCCGGTCCGGTCATTTCGAGCATCGACCTAAAAATAGAACAAGAACTTGAAAATAGCTTCTGCTACAGGTTCTTAAAAAtgacacagaatttttaaagttcaatCAGCTCTAGTCTAGAAGTTTTTAAGAGGGCTCcaaggaggggacttccctggtggtccagtggttaggaatccatgtTACAATGCAGGGGATAAGAGTTTTATCCCTGGTGGGGTAAataagatcctatgtgccactgggcaactaagccctctcgccacaactagagagcctgcacacagcagcgAAGGATTCCTCAAGCTGCAACTAACgcccaatgcagccaaatgtaaaaaaagaaaaaaaaatttttaatgagtaCTCCAAGGGGCACCCCCCCGTGGCTTCTCAATACTTAGCTATAACCAGGGGGCCAAGGGACTTCACTCAGCTCTGCTTTTTCTTAAAAGCTGTTTTACATACTGGCCTAGTATTTCATTTGGAAAAGTGGGTTGGCTGAGAGACAGtgcttttagaaaatatataacaCAGTGTGAAAGTCCAAACTGCccaggttcaaattccagctttgcCACTCACTACCAGTGGGATCTTGGGCAAACCTCTTAAACATTCTGGACTTGGCTTCCTCATCTGGAGATCAACAGTAAGAACATGAGGAAAATAACTATCTACACGTCAGGGTTGTAACAAGGTCTAAAAGGGTTAATGTGTTAGGCAGGTAGAACAGGGACTGGCACATAGAAGTATACAAGACATATTAGCTCTACATACAAATTTCAcctttattatatgtaaatatataaaatatattacacctaaagtttttatttatttggctgcactgtgtcttagttgtgacatcaaactcttagctgcagcatgggatctagggatcaaacatgggcccccagcattgggagtgtgaagtcttaatcactgttccaccagggaagtccccagttatATCTGAAGTTTGAAAAATGCCAAGCAAGCCCAGTCTTCCACCATCCACCCTCTGGAACAGCCCTGTTTAAGGTCCCTTTGCCACGTGAACTACTGAGATACTGCAGAGAGCCCTACAATCATCCACATCTCCTCTTCCCAAACGAGGCAGATAAATAAATCACTGACCCTTCAGAAACGAATGCCTCACAAAACAACGGGGAAGGATAACCACCTAAAATGAGCTTTTGTTCTAAGCAAGAACACATGCACTATTGATAAAAGGCTAGctacagaaaatgaaacagagcaAGCACCTCAGTGAccactatttttgtcttttcataaacAGCCTTCTGGGCAAAATTTTGCAGTGAAAAACACACTAATTTAGGTCACAGCTTACTACCAGCTCCTACCCCTTGGCTGGAGAATACCATATTCTTAATAACAACATCAGGTCAGCCTGAAAATTATGGATGCTAAAGCTAGTAAAGCAATGAATGGCCTGTACTGACCAGAGTTCCTCACACATTAACAGAAGCCTTGAActcagactgaactgaacttgcttcATTCTAACTTCTCCATGACCTTCAGCACTGTGTTTCCGCAATATTTAGCAAATAAGAGGGTTAACGTGCTAACTAAGAAACAGGGCTACAAATCTGTATTTCTGTGGCTTTTCTATTCTTTTGCTTTATCCAACATGAAAGTTTTGCCATGCAAAAGATGACCCTCCAACTCAACAAATGACCTACTAAAGAAAAAGTTAGTTGGCTAGTTGCTTTTAAATTAAGTaattttgcacctatgttcaccAGGTGGATCTATATTCCTTTTAATGTTGTTTCTGTTGAGTGAAGATACCAATTGTTCCACTTATTTAATGAACTGTATAGTTTGCTTACCTTTCATATAGCTTAGAACATACAAATTATGATTATTtaatagcaattttgtaaaattttgaaagcatttaaCTAGACAGACTTCGACGTTCAGAGTCAGATCTGAAGGTTACTTTTGATAACTTCTTAAGTCAAGTAGTTTTCTAATTCTTAGATCAATCATAATAATTCATATTCCCCCAGAATAGGGTCCCCTTTTATggattttcaagttttttaataAGCAACTACACAGTCATCCTTTGTAATTTTCAACACCCataccaaaaccaaaaccaagtGGAGAAGTAGGAACCAACATGACAGGTTTTTTGAACCTGTTTTTCACACAACACCAAAGGGAGGTTACAAGACACTGGccaaaagtgaaggaaaaaatcaaagaagaaaagctaGAGCTAGCTGATCTCCTTCAGGCCATCAGCACTGACAGATGAAAGAGCTAGGGCAAATGGTATCCATGGAGATCTGGCAGCTCCTTCGGCAGTTTCTAACAAGACAATCCTGACTTGCCAAGAGACTGTACAAACTTCTGATTTgaagttaaaaaaggaaagaaggaaaaaaaaaaaaatcctagtttGAAGTTATAGCTTGGAAAACAATGATAACTTTTCCCACTAATTCTAAGATTTTAGTCAAACTTGAAGATTCACTAGAAAAGAGCTACATACACAGTTCACTACTAGCTTactaaaaatccttttttttttttttttacttgcctATGCCTGTGATCAACTTGATTAAATTGATTCCCATCCCTTCAAGGAAGGGACTTAGACCTTCCTGGAGCTCTTCCCCCAAATAGGGCTTATAAACCGAAAGGACGCTCACTCACTTTTAAGTGTTGATAATCAGAGCAGGGAGAAGAAATCCAGGAAGGTTAAGAAGTTACATTTGAAAGCACAGCTGAGAAACTCACATGCATATTCTCCTGTCACTGTTTGGAGTCATGCAGCCCATATATCTCAGATAGTTATGACTTTAAATTATACTTGAACACTACTCTTTAAACTTACCTTCCCATTGGCCCAACCAGTTATCAGTTCACACACTCCATCAGAATTAAGGTCAAAAGCATGAATACTCATGGCATGATTTTTGGACTGAAAAGGAATTTCAATAATTAGTATAGAAATCTCTCAATAAGTATAAAATCCCTGAATATCAGAGGCTGTATCATACAAACTTTAATTCTCCAGTATCGGGCTGTTTTGTCATAAACTCCAACGGTGCCATTGGAAAGGGCATAACCAAATCGATTGCCATACATGGGGCAAAGAGAGGTGATGATctgcaaaaaataatgaaaaaaataaagttcattaaGGCTCAATTTAGTGCAAAATGACTTTATAAAACTGCATACCTTGCTACAAGTGTGTTAAAATTAGGTTTAAATGCACTTCCAATCCACTAGCTGGGAATGTGTTCTTCTCTATGATCCATGTCCTCTATTTCAGATTTGGATCATAAGAATTAAACTCACAAAGTTTACCGTTTTAGATCAAGCATATGTAGCAAAtttcaacaaattatttttttaaataataaaatcgaggaattaagaaggaaataaactATGCACACAAGATCTGGACTATGTAAAATTGATGTTATACATACtagctcaaaatattttaatgattatttccatttccttaacTTACAATATCCTGCAgtctaaattttaaaaggacTTATAAAATCcacaattaaatatattttaagagtaTACTTTTCCAAAGTATAATTTACTGTttgctagaagaaaacataatcctttaaaaagcaaaaccctAGGATACCATGGATTTGTACATATCTAACAATAtacagggagaaggcaatggcaacccactccagtactcttgcctggaaaatcccatggacggaggagcctggtgggctgcagtccatggggtcgctaagagtcggacacaactgagcgacttcacttacacttttcactttcacgaattggagaaggaaataacaacccactccagtgttcttgcctggaaccccagggacgggggagcctggtgggctgctgtctatggggtcgcatagagtcggacacgactgaagtgacttagcagcagcagcaacaatataCAGACTGCATATGTTATACTGGAGTATTAATAGGACTGTTAAGAGGATTTAACACACTTAAGAGAATTTACAATTAACAATTTACAAAATCTACAATTTTAGATACTGAACAAAATTATCCGTAAAAGTTAAAATTGAAGTTTAAAGATATCTATGACCCTGCAGATCTACACTCTGACTAATGTAAGAGATAATAAGAAATAAACTGTATAAAGTAGAGAATAGTTATGTAATTTCTTCTACACCTACAGCTTTTCTATAAAACCACCCACTTCACTTAACTCTGAATACAAAGTGCCAGTGGGACTCCAGAATTATTTAGCTCAAGGCATTCTTTTGGCAGTACTGTTCATAATTTTGCCGATGTGCAAAAACACATTTGAACTAAGAGCAAAATCAAACCAGAGGAGAAGAAAACGGCCCTGAAATGAACAATCTTATAAAGTCCACATTTTCCTAAATTTAGCCCCAGTTTCCTTAGATCCCTTAGTCCTTTATAAGGTCAATAGTTTCTTCTTTTGTGGACTAGAGGATCAAAAGGCACATCAAATTCCTCGCTGTTATTTCATGTTCTCCTGTCCTTTTCTAGGATTTAGAAAAAAGGTGTTTCACAGAATGTACTCCCCCTGACATCTAGTATTGACAATTAACAGAAATCCAACAAAACCTCAATGATTCCCCAAATGGGAAAAGATTTACTATGAATTTAAATGAAAGGGAAATGGTAATGAAGAACCCAGCACTTACAGGTCATTAATTGTCAAGCTGGCAATCCCCTTCAACAatctaatgaaattaaaagacgcttactccttggaaggaaagttatgatcaacctagatagcatattaaaaagcagagacattacactgccaaaaaaggtctgtctagtcaaggctatggtttttccagtggtcatgtatggatgtgagagttggactgtgaagaaagctgagtgccaaagaattgatgcttttgaactgtggtgttggtgaagactcttgagagtcccttggactgcaaggagatccaaccagtccatcctaaaggagatcagtcccgggtgttcattggaaggactgatgctgaagctgaaactccaatactttggccacctcatgtgaagcattgactcattggaaaagaccctgatgctgggagggattgggggcaggaggagaaggggacgacagaggatgagatgcctggatggcatcaccgacttgatggacatgagtttgagtgaactctgggagttggtgatggacagggaggcctggcgtgctgtgattcatggggtcacaaagagtgggacatgacggagtgactgaactgaaggacgcTCTCTAGAAAAGCAGACGTGAAACACATACAGGTACACAAAATCCCCATATGGACACACATCTTCAGATATGCACTGCTTTTGGCACTCACTTCTCCCCTTCATTTTCCTCTACCCACAACTATCAGCTTACAACCATAAAAAGTGTGAGTACATAAGAAGtagagtcaggaaaaaaaaaaagtagagtcaGATTAAGTAAAAATCTATAGtaaaagtgaagaagtgaagtgaagtcgctcagtcgtgtccgactctttgtgacttcatggactgtagcctacaacgctcctccatccatgggattttccaggcaagagtactggagtgggttgccatttccttctccagaggatcttcccgacccagggattgaatctgggtctcctgcattgtaggcagacactttaccatctgagccacgagggaagtccataTAAACCCTTCAAAATCACTGGTAACACTTTATATATCAATACGCACATTTTGCTTTTTGGTCTCCCTTTGGCAGGCAGGGGAACAGAAACCTGATGTCCCTAAACAGCTTTTGTACGTGAAGAGAAGCAAGGATGAGTTCTCATCCCAAGGTGAGTTCTCAGGCTGCTGCCCTCAATTTTTTGATACAACCTCCCAAACACCAGTTGATACAATTCTGCACAATACCACCATTTGGATCTCTAAGACttccttctgttgtttttttctgtccATTTACAGGGCTCACAAGTCAATGCTCCTttatttccatctccttccttAATTTAGAATATCCTAATTATCTTTTTGGTTTCCATCTTGCCCAATCCTGGAAAACCATCAGCAAATAAATATTCTAAGAATACCAAACCATAAGGGATAAGGGCAATCTTTagacactgtttaaaaaaaagacaactctTTCAGAAACATTTCAGTTTGAATTACATGAGTAATTCTAATCATAAAGAAACTAGTCAAGTTCTCTGACATCTAGTTTTTAAGTTTACCAACAGAAATGTGCCTAAGAAGTACTTAATTTGAATGAAGAGAAAAAGTCTAAAACCCTCACAGATACAGTTCATTCAATATTCAATCCCATTTAATACACATGatgagaagcaggaggaggacCTGACCATGCCACTTAATAGCCATGACCTTTTGAGAGTAACTTAACAAACAAACATAACatgttccctcatctgtaaaatgagaactaCTAATTCCTTCATAATTGGGCTGTTGTTGGATTAAATGAGTAGCTCATGTAAAtaacttagaacagtgtctggcatgtatCAGGTGCACAATAAATGgttgccattattattattattatataatagcTCACTAAAAGAAATACCTTTTGTGCTCCATAATTTTTGTCTAATCAGTGTTTtcgaaaataacttttttctttttttcattggaGTACAATTGTTCTATAATGCTGCATTAGTCTCTGCTGTGCAACAATGTGACtgagctgtatgtatacataaatgccctccctctagagcctccctcccacctccccttcctctgGGTCATTAGAGAGTGCTGAGTCAAAATATATCTCGATAAAGGATATTTAAAGGCTTCTTTTTCTGTAACGTACTACTCTATTTAATCCCCACAGTCTTTACCGTAAAACTGGGTAGTGAGATATCCCAGCACTCTCTCTTTATGCTACATTTGACTAGGCTAATCTGTCAAGGTTATCATAATTCTGAGGTGGTGCTTACCTCTGTTTCTGTTATTTCTGCCACTATCTCATCTTCTTTGAAAACTCGGATATCAAAATCCTCAGATCCAACAAgaagctgaaaggaaaaaaaaaaaaaatcaggcataTTTAGTTCAGTAAGTGAAGACAGCAAAAtttccataaataaaacaaaaaaaactgcatGATACTTTGTAAGCTGCTAGAGCCACCCAGGAATTCCAACTTCTCGGTGATGGATGCTCAGAAGGGTTCCTTCCACTGAGAAGGTCGTGAGTTGGTCAGTGAAGAAACACTGGTTACTACAGATCCTGCCACGTGGGCACCTCCTACCAGAACAAGTTCTTTCACCAGGCACCTGAAAATGCTCCCTGACTCGGTATCTGTCTGCCCGCAGGTGAAAGCCCTGCTGCAAAAGCCAGAGCCCAGTATCTGCAGACAATCGGAGGGTAGGTCAGTGTCCAACACAGTACTTCACTGGCTGCTCAAGAGGTTAATTTCTAGAGAAACCGTTAGAgtaatttaaaaagctaaaagcCAATCTCTAAAACTTCCAGATTCCTGAAAAAGTTGGCCAAAACTGAGACCTAGGTActaatatgattttaaaacacTGGAATCAAGTTATAAGACTGTGATTGTGACTGTGATCCCAACAACTATTTTGCCCTCTCCCCCATCAGGTGTCTTTGAAatatggtcttgatctctgtatTTAACAAACCCAAGTGAATTACTGTtcaaaagagaggagaaagacaaatgaagCCAATTAGTTCCTCATTCAGGCAACAGAACAGCAAAATCAACCCTGAGAAGCTAACAGTTCTCTTAACACGATGGTCACTGTCCTGGGGAAATGTGTGTACTCAGCTGAGAAGTACACACAAGAGGAGGATCTCCTCCCCCACACACCTCTTTCTTTCCATCGCCATCGAAGTCACACAAGGCCAAGGAATGGACGTTATCGCCAGTAACCTGAAAATAAAGCCCAAGTCATTACTATGCCATTTCTATTCACTTAATCCAAACACAGGAGCTACATGAAAGACAGGATGAAATAAACCAcgaatttaaaattcacagtactCACAgcctttttttaatgtataaaattataaatactgttttattttgtttccattattcaTTACTGTCagtggttaaaaacaaacaaacaagcaaacaagacctaaagaacattaaaaagtaaaaatgtttaagaGTACTAAAGAGAGTATTTCGTTCTTCATACCGTCCAAAAGAGATCATTTCCTTCATGATTGAAACCCTGCAGAGCACAGTTTCCACCGATAATTGCAAGAGGAGAGGGGATGTCTCCCAGCGTCCCCAGCACGATTGCATTGGCCCCATCTGCTAcctgagaagaaaaacagaaaagacaaaccCTCAAACACAGTGCTGCAAGGCACACTGGAGGTAACGTACATCCTTCTTTTTATCTGGAAACTCAAAGGCCTCTGTCATCATTCCTGAGAAGCCACCTGGTCTCCTGAGAGGCAGGCCAGAGCTGTCCATCAAGGACAGTGTCTGTGGCTAACGCGGCTTATGCAAGGATGAGCACTGACTCAGGATAAACTCAGGCCCTTGGTCTCTTGCACTAACCTGCTATGATAACCCACTCTAAAACCCCAGGCTCTCTTGGACCACCGAGTTCTAGAGGCCAAATTCTCAGATATCAGACGTAATGCCTTTAAAACACCCAAACTTTTGTAATCTACTTTAACCACTTTAGATGGAAATCTATTACTACTGATTAATTACTTCTCTTACTACTGCTCATTTTTAATTATAAGTACTAAAAACTACAAGCACCTATAGATCCACCATTCTGAACTAGTAAATGTCTCAGACTTCTtgaataaaatacataagcacagtttgatgaaaatgttctaaaactgattgtggtgatggttacacaactcaCTGAATAGACTAAAAACTACTGGACTGTATGCTTTAAATAGGTGaactgtatggtatgtgaattatatcttaataaatctgttatcaaaaaaagtaaaagattacttttttgatgatcccattttgtaaacaaaaaaagaattcactCACAAATACTAAGTAAAAAGTTAGGATAAATCAATCAAGAGTTAAGTTATTTCCAAATGAAGAAATTATGGGtgattatttttactttgcttctatttttatataataagtaTGGATTATCTGAGTATTAAAGTTGCAGCAGCCTGTAGATGGCAGGCTATGGTAAGTGCTTCTCCTGGAAACTACTAAACTTCAGTGCAAAGCCACCAGGAGACCTGTTTGCTGGCTTTCTGGCTGCTGGCTGCATTTTTAATGACAAATCTTGACAGATGAAAGTATCAACAGATacgctgttgtttttcagttgctaagtcatttccaactcttttgcaaccccgtggactgtaacctgccaggctcctctgtccatgggatttcccaggcaagaatactggggtgggttgccatgtccttctccaggggatcttcccgacccagggatcggacctgcacctcctgcattggcaggtgggttccttacctctgagccacagggaagctatCAATAGATAATACCTCCTGAAAGATAATCTGGAGCATCACCAAATGATTACCAACCATGACCAAATAAGTGTCAACGAGATGTAAATGGcaaaacatgcatttttttttttaactacactACAACAGCCACATAATAAACCCAAATGTATGTCTGATCTCtttcaagcatttaaaaaaaaataaaaaaccagtgGACATTAATGGGAAGTGGGAGTTCTATGGTTATAAATGGGTATACTTGCCTCTCTGTAGAACAAATCTGAATTATTGTAGACATCATAAGCTAACAGATTGGTCTGTGTTCCCACTAAAAGAGCATCATAGCCAAGTTCAGGGTTCAGTACTCCTGCGGTCAGGCAGCTGACTGTCTGGTTAATGTTGAGAAGTGAAACATCAGACTCCAGGGGGCTCTGGAGGACCCTGGGTGCATCGAGATGTTGGTTCCGTGCATGAGGGTTGTGAATAAAAACCTACAACAAAAAGTTAATTACATCCCCTTAAcatcaaaaaaatgtaaaattaacatAGTTTTATTAAAAGGCTCAGGTTATTAACAAATTACCAACACTAACAAGAAGGGATTTAATCATCCACAAAACTTAAAAACACCCATACACAGTTCTGTGCATGGCTGGCTTTCAATCACTTCAAAGTGTGGAAATCCAGTGGCTCTCAGCCTTGTAAAGACCGAGATATAATGGCCAAGATCTAGTTGTCACTTCCCAGGGCAGCTTACATACAACCAACCGGCAGGACATTCAAGCACTCTTACAAACCAGCCTTTTCCTGGTCAACCTATAGGAAATTGCTATCAGTTACAATGAGACTGAGCACACAAAGATCAGAGAAAACACTTCATTATCTTTCAGCCCAACGCCTAACAAATTCACTTCCTGACCCTTAAAACCGATCGGTAG encodes:
- the BBS2 gene encoding BBSome complex member BBS2 isoform X3, whose translation is MLQPVFTLKLRHKINPRMVAVGRYDGIHPCLAAATQAGKVFIHNPHARNQHLDAPRVLQSPLESDVSLLNINQTVSCLTAGVLNPELGYDALLVGTQTNLLAYDVYNNSDLFYREVADGANAIVLGTLGDIPSPLAIIGGNCALQGFNHEGNDLFWTVTGDNVHSLALCDFDGDGKKELLVGSEDFDIRVFKEDEIVAEITETEIITSLCPMYGNRFGYALSNGTVGVYDKTARYWRIKSKNHAMSIHAFDLNSDGVCELITGWANGKVDARNDRTGEVIFKDSFSSAIAGVVEGDYRMDGCQQLICCSVDGEIRGYLPGTAEMRGNLMDTSLEQDLIRELSQKKQNLLLELRNYEDNAKAELSSPLNEADGHRGVIPANTKLHTALSVNLGGETQAAHAELCISTSNDTIIRAVLIFAEGIFAGESHVVHPSVHHLSSSVRIPITPPKDVPMDLHLKTFVGYRSSTQFHVFELTRRLPRFSMYALTSPDPASEPVSHVNFIIAERAQRVVTWLNQNFLLPEGTNIQNAPFQVCFTSLRNGGQLYIKIKLSGEITINTDDIDLAGDIIQSMASFFAIEDLQVEADFPVYFEELRKVLVKVDEYHSVHQKLSADMADNSNLIRSLLVQAEDARLMRDM
- the BBS2 gene encoding BBSome complex member BBS2 isoform X1, with amino-acid sequence MLQPVFTLKLRHKINPRMVAVGRYDGIHPCLAAATQAGKVFIHNPHARNQHLDAPRVLQSPLESDVSLLNINQTVSCLTAGVLNPELGYDALLVGTQTNLLAYDVYNNSDLFYREVADGANAIVLGTLGDIPSPLAIIGGNCALQGFNHEGNDLFWTVTGDNVHSLALCDFDGDGKKELLVGSEDFDIRVFKEDEIVAEITETEIITSLCPMYGNRFGYALSNGTVGVYDKTARYWRIKSKNHAMSIHAFDLNSDGVCELITGWANGKVDARNDRTGEVIFKDSFSSAIAGVVEGDYRMDGCQQLICCSVDGEIRGYLPGTAEMRGNLMDTSLEQDLIRELSQKKQNLLLELRNYEDNAKAELSSPLNEADGHRGVIPANTKLHTALSVNLGGETQAAHAELCISTSNDTIIRAVLIFAEGIFAGESHVVHPSVHHLSSSVRIPITPPKDVPMDLHLKTFVGYRSSTQFHVFELTRRLPRFSMYALTSPDPASEPVSHVNFIIAERAQRVVTWLNQNFLLPEGTNIQNAPFQVCFTSLRNGGQLYIKIKLSGEITINTDDIDLAGDIIQSMASFFAIEDLQVEADFPVYFEELRKVLVKVDEYHSVHQKLSADMADNSNLIRSLLVQAEDARLMRDMKTMKNRYMELYDLNKDLLNGYKIRCNNHTELLGSLKAVNQAIQRAGRLRVGKPKNQVITACRDAIRSNNINMLFRIMRVGTASS